In Cyanobacterium stanieri LEGE 03274, a single window of DNA contains:
- a CDS encoding DUF3493 domain-containing protein yields MNDQDNQGNLNKNNNSPSLKQSDPEKYAYLMSEAQAPYRGLRRFIYVGFGASGAIGAFIFFTQILAGKGVEDNLLNLLVQLGVIGLMVFLFKWDRKKDN; encoded by the coding sequence ATGAATGATCAAGATAATCAAGGAAACTTGAATAAGAACAATAATAGCCCTAGTTTAAAACAGAGTGACCCTGAAAAGTATGCTTATTTGATGTCCGAGGCTCAAGCCCCTTATCGGGGGCTACGTAGGTTTATTTATGTGGGTTTTGGAGCTTCTGGGGCTATAGGTGCTTTTATTTTTTTTACTCAGATTTTAGCGGGTAAGGGGGTGGAGGATAATTTGCTTAATTTGTTGGTGCAGTTGGGGGTTATCGGTTTGATGGTTTTTTTATTTAAATGGGATCGCAAAAAGGATAATTAA